ATGCATCGAATTTCATTGCAACTGGTATGTATAAATATGCGCTCGTGATCGGTGCTGACACGCTGTCCAGAATTACGGATTACACAGATCGTAACACTTGCATCTTGTTTGGAGATGGAGCAGGTGCCGTCGTGATTGGCGAGGTGCCGGAAGGCAGAGGCTTTAAATCATTTGAGCTTGGAGCGGATGGTTCCGGGGGCGAACTGCTGAAGATTGAGGGGGGCGGTTCCAGACGTCCTGCTACACAGCAATCCATTGATGAGCGTCGTCATTTCATCTACATGGCCGGCTCCGAGGTCTTTAAATTCGCAGTTAGAATTATGGGGAATGCAGCGGAGGAAGCTCTTCGCAAAGCAGGCTGGAACAAAGGCGAGATTGATGTTCTCGTCCCGCATCAAGCCAATATGCGAATCATTCAAGCTTCTCTGAATCGTTTGGAGCTTAGCGATGATAAATGTATGATTAACTTGGACAAGTATGGCAACATGTCGGCGGCATCGATCCCGGTGGCTCTCGCTGAGGCTGTGGAGCAAGGCAGAGTCAAGGAAGGTGACCGGTTGGTGTTGGTCGGCTTCGGAGGCGGTCTCACTTGGGGCGCTTCTGCGATGGTTTGGTAGGAATACTAACGGCAGTTTAAAGAACGTTAACGATAATGATAGCATTCGATCCATTCAATAACGATGAACGAGAGCGAGGAATCTTTACCCATGGGGAAAATAGCATTTGTTTTTCCAGGACAAGGCTCCCAGTCCGTAGGAATGGGACAAGACTTATATCAGCAGCATCCTGCGGCAAAAGCTTACTTTGACCGCGCGGATGAAGCGCTCGGCTTCAAGCTTTCAGATCTGATCTTTCAAGGTCCGGAGCAGGAGCTGAAAATCACTTACCACACGCAGCCTGCGCTGCTGACAACAAGCATTGCTTGTCTGGAAGCGTTCAAGGCT
This genomic window from Paenibacillus hexagrammi contains:
- a CDS encoding beta-ketoacyl-ACP synthase III translates to MKLIPVGVLGSGKYVPERVLTNQELETMVETNDEWIVTRTGIRERRIAHEGQATSDLAYESAIIALEKAGISAEQLDLIIVATITPDMAFPSTACLLQDKLGAKKAAAYDLSAACSGFIYGLANASNFIATGMYKYALVIGADTLSRITDYTDRNTCILFGDGAGAVVIGEVPEGRGFKSFELGADGSGGELLKIEGGGSRRPATQQSIDERRHFIYMAGSEVFKFAVRIMGNAAEEALRKAGWNKGEIDVLVPHQANMRIIQASLNRLELSDDKCMINLDKYGNMSAASIPVALAEAVEQGRVKEGDRLVLVGFGGGLTWGASAMVW